Proteins encoded together in one Armatimonadota bacterium window:
- the ssb gene encoding single-stranded DNA-binding protein: MYNRIILIGRLTRDPELRYVPSGQPVASFTLAVDRPFVNQQGERGTDFIDVVAWRRLAEQVSQHLSKGRLVAVEGRLQIRSYETQDGQKRKVAEVVADAVRFLDRKAPGAEAVATEAEPPAAEGDDDVPF, translated from the coding sequence GTGTACAACCGCATCATTCTCATCGGTCGGCTGACCCGTGACCCGGAGCTGCGCTACGTCCCCAGCGGGCAGCCGGTGGCCAGCTTCACCCTGGCCGTGGACCGGCCGTTCGTCAACCAGCAGGGCGAGCGCGGCACCGACTTCATCGACGTGGTGGCCTGGCGGCGGCTGGCCGAGCAGGTGAGCCAGCACCTCAGCAAGGGGCGGCTGGTGGCGGTGGAGGGTCGCCTGCAGATCCGGTCTTACGAGACTCAGGACGGGCAGAAGCGCAAGGTCGCCGAGGTGGTGGCCGACGCCGTGCGCTTCCTGGACCGCAAGGCTCCCGGGGCGGAGGCGGTGGCGACGGAGGCGGAGCCTCCTGCCGCCGAGGGCGACGACGACGTCCCATTCTAG
- the rpsF gene encoding 30S ribosomal protein S6: protein MKSYDLVYIIRPDLEPDAQRAVMDRIAQRIQEHGGQVEATDVWGKRKMAYPIRRYREGVYVHVRFSLDPQKVAEIKRAVALTEDVLRAMVTAAVGKVPEAAAAGARAAQPAEA, encoded by the coding sequence GTGAAGAGTTATGACCTCGTGTACATCATCCGGCCAGACCTGGAGCCGGATGCGCAGCGGGCGGTGATGGACCGCATCGCCCAGCGGATCCAGGAGCACGGCGGGCAGGTGGAGGCCACCGACGTCTGGGGCAAGCGCAAGATGGCGTACCCCATCCGCCGGTACCGGGAGGGCGTGTACGTGCACGTCCGCTTCTCCCTGGACCCGCAGAAGGTGGCCGAGATCAAGCGGGCGGTCGCGCTGACCGAGGACGTGCTGCGCGCCATGGTCACCGCCGCGGTGGGCAAGGTCCCCGAGGCGGCTGCGGCGGGCGCGCGGGCCGCCCAGCCGGCGGAGGCGTAG
- the ychF gene encoding redox-regulated ATPase YchF: MGLSVGLVGLPNAGKSSLFVALTRAAVAVAPYPFTTVEPHRGVVPVPDPRLEAIAAVTRPARVVPATVEVVDIAGLVRGAHRGEGLGNQFLAHIRDVDALAHVVRCFAAPDVPHVDGAPDPRRDLEVVDLELALADLATVEREWERVRSRARLRDPAAGAAAEVLEQVRDALQRGVPIRRLPPDPRRDEVLRPLRLLTAKPVVYVANVADDDLPDAPSADPVRRYAQEQEAPVVVLSARLEMEAAALAADEAAQVLAAYGVTEPGLQQLVRVAYRLLGLVTFFTTASHEVRAWPVPAGTTAPQAAGRIHSDMERGFIRAEVVGWDELVAAGSLPAARERGLVRLEGRSYVVRDGDVILFRFAV; encoded by the coding sequence ATGGGCCTGTCGGTGGGTCTGGTGGGCCTGCCCAACGCCGGCAAGTCCAGCCTCTTTGTGGCCCTCACGCGGGCCGCCGTCGCCGTGGCCCCCTACCCGTTCACCACCGTCGAGCCCCACCGCGGCGTGGTGCCGGTGCCCGACCCGCGGCTGGAAGCCATCGCGGCCGTCACGCGCCCCGCGCGGGTGGTGCCGGCCACCGTGGAGGTGGTGGACATCGCGGGCCTGGTGCGGGGCGCGCACCGTGGCGAGGGTCTGGGCAACCAGTTCCTGGCCCACATCCGCGACGTGGACGCTCTGGCCCACGTGGTGCGGTGCTTTGCCGCCCCCGACGTCCCCCACGTGGACGGCGCGCCGGATCCCCGGCGGGACCTGGAGGTCGTGGACCTGGAGCTGGCCCTGGCCGACCTCGCCACCGTGGAGCGGGAGTGGGAGAGGGTGCGGTCGCGTGCGCGCCTGCGCGATCCGGCGGCGGGTGCGGCCGCGGAGGTGCTGGAGCAGGTGCGGGACGCCCTTCAGCGGGGCGTGCCGATCCGGCGGCTGCCTCCCGACCCCCGCCGGGACGAGGTCCTGCGGCCGCTGCGGCTGCTCACCGCCAAGCCGGTGGTGTATGTGGCCAACGTGGCCGACGACGACCTGCCCGACGCTCCCAGCGCGGACCCCGTGCGGCGGTACGCCCAGGAGCAGGAGGCTCCGGTGGTGGTCCTGTCGGCGCGGCTGGAGATGGAGGCGGCCGCCCTGGCCGCCGACGAGGCCGCGCAGGTCCTGGCGGCGTACGGGGTCACGGAGCCGGGCCTCCAGCAGCTCGTCCGGGTGGCCTACCGCCTGCTGGGGCTGGTGACGTTCTTCACCACCGCCTCCCACGAGGTCCGGGCCTGGCCGGTGCCGGCGGGGACCACCGCGCCGCAGGCGGCCGGGCGCATCCACTCCGACATGGAGCGGGGGTTCATCCGCGCCGAGGTGGTGGGCTGGGACGAACTGGTGGCCGCCGGGTCTCTGCCGGCGGCGCGGGAGCGGGGTCTGGTGCGCCTGGAAGGCCGGTCCTACGTGGTGCGCGACGGGGACGTGATCCTGTTCCGGTTTGCGGTCTGA